A region from the Candidatus Tenderia electrophaga genome encodes:
- a CDS encoding phosphatase: MSTLAALIFDVDGTLADTERDGHRVAFNLAFQEAGLDWEWSPELYGELLAVTGGKERIRFYLDKYNTGFKRPGDLDEFVAGLHAAKTGFYTKLMAKGAIPLRPGVERLINEAKDAGVRLAIATTTTPENVTALLTYTLGADSIDWFEVIGAGDVVPLKKPAPDIFHYVLDKMNLASEQCVAFEDSYNGMRSAHQARLTTIVTTNGYTADDDFDGAAIVLDQMGEPDASFTVQAGDALGFSHLNLGMVRALHKAEHG, encoded by the coding sequence ATGAGCACACTAGCGGCACTGATTTTTGATGTCGACGGCACCCTGGCCGACACCGAGCGCGACGGCCATCGCGTCGCCTTCAATCTGGCCTTCCAGGAAGCGGGGTTGGATTGGGAGTGGAGCCCGGAACTCTACGGTGAGTTGCTGGCGGTGACCGGCGGTAAGGAGCGCATTCGCTTCTATCTCGATAAATACAATACCGGTTTCAAACGCCCGGGTGATTTGGATGAATTCGTCGCCGGTCTGCATGCCGCCAAGACCGGCTTCTACACCAAGCTGATGGCGAAAGGCGCCATTCCGCTGCGCCCCGGGGTGGAGCGTTTGATCAATGAGGCCAAGGATGCGGGCGTGCGTTTGGCCATCGCCACCACCACCACGCCGGAGAACGTCACCGCACTGTTGACCTACACCCTGGGCGCCGATTCGATTGACTGGTTCGAAGTGATCGGCGCGGGTGATGTGGTGCCCTTGAAAAAACCCGCGCCCGATATCTTTCACTATGTGCTGGACAAGATGAATCTGGCCTCGGAACAGTGTGTCGCCTTCGAGGATTCCTATAACGGCATGCGCTCCGCGCATCAGGCGCGCCTGACCACCATCGTAACGACCAACGGCTACACCGCCGACGACGATTTCGACGGTGCCGCGATTGTGCTTGACCAGATGGGCGAACCGGATGCGTCCTTCACCGTTCAAGCGGGCGATGCCTTGGGTTTCAGCCACCTGAATCTGGGCATGGTGCGCGCCTTGCACAAGGCCGAACATGGCTGA
- a CDS encoding RNA polymerase-binding protein DksA — MSATEAKARADKLLQGFGNFEPYQPKKGEEYMNDDQIAHFRQILTAWKHALMEEVDRTVQHMQDEAANFPDPNDRASQESDFTMELRTRDRERKLIKKIEESLKVLDSEDYGYCESCGVEIGIRRLEARPTATLCIDCKTLDEIREKQKGG; from the coding sequence ATGAGCGCGACGGAGGCCAAGGCCCGTGCTGACAAGCTGCTGCAGGGCTTTGGCAATTTCGAGCCCTATCAGCCGAAAAAAGGCGAGGAGTACATGAACGATGACCAGATCGCTCATTTCCGCCAAATCCTGACCGCCTGGAAACATGCCCTGATGGAAGAGGTGGACCGCACGGTTCAGCACATGCAGGACGAGGCGGCCAACTTTCCCGATCCCAACGACCGCGCCAGCCAGGAGTCGGACTTCACTATGGAATTGCGCACCCGCGACCGCGAGCGCAAGCTGATCAAAAAGATCGAGGAATCCCTCAAGGTGCTCGACAGTGAAGACTACGGCTATTGCGAAAGCTGCGGTGTGGAGATCGGCATCCGTCGCCTCGAAGCGCGGCCCACCGCGACGCTGTGCATCGACTGCAAGACACTGGATGAAATCCGCGAAAAACAAAAAGGGGGCTAA
- a CDS encoding acetyl-coenzyme A synthetase: MSVQNIDSVLQEERLFPPSSDFVQAAAINDAETLAALRRRAEEDYEGFWGDLARQELDWQTPFNNILDQSRAPHFRWFHDGRLNVSYNCLDRHLEARGDHPAIIFEGEQHDIKTLSYRELHAQVCRFANALKAQGIAKGDRVVIYMPMTPEAVVAMQACARIGAVHSVVFGGFSAESLKDRIEDAGARMLITADGGNRGGKIIPLKQAADKALAHGCPSIERVVVFKRTGHDVDFNAERDVWWHDAIDGMDSSCEPEWVEAEHPLFLLYTSGSTGKPKGIQHASGGYLLGAILTMKWVFDIKDDDIYWCTADVGWITGHTYVAYGPLAVGSTALIYEGAPTVPDSGRFWDICERHKVSVFYTAPTAIRALMKCGDDIPAKYDLSTLRLLGTVGEPINPEAWIWYHKVIGGERCPIVDTWWQTETGCNMIAPVPGVVATKPGSCTLPLPGVMADVVDDKGNSIREPNKGGYLVITKPWPSMLRTIWGDDERYVSTYWPKFDGKYYLAGDSARRDKDGYFWIMGRIDDVLNVSGHRLGTMEVESALVAHPRVAEAAVVGRPDEIKGEAIFAYVVLKGDRPEGGVDRALTKELRAWVAEQIGPIAKPDDIRYADNLPKTRSGKIMRRLLRSIAQGEEITQDTSTLENEGILLQLQGKA; this comes from the coding sequence ATGAGCGTCCAAAATATCGACTCGGTACTCCAGGAAGAGCGTTTGTTTCCGCCTTCTTCCGACTTTGTCCAGGCCGCCGCCATCAACGACGCCGAAACTCTTGCCGCCCTGCGGCGCCGGGCCGAGGAAGATTACGAGGGCTTCTGGGGCGATCTGGCGCGCCAGGAACTCGACTGGCAGACTCCCTTCAATAATATTTTAGATCAAAGCCGGGCACCCCATTTTCGCTGGTTCCACGACGGGCGCCTGAATGTCTCCTACAACTGCCTGGATCGTCATCTGGAGGCGCGCGGCGACCATCCCGCCATCATCTTCGAAGGCGAACAGCACGACATCAAGACACTCAGCTACCGCGAGTTGCACGCCCAGGTGTGCCGCTTCGCCAATGCCCTCAAGGCCCAAGGCATAGCCAAGGGCGATCGCGTGGTCATCTATATGCCCATGACCCCCGAGGCAGTGGTGGCCATGCAGGCCTGCGCCCGCATCGGCGCCGTTCATTCGGTGGTGTTCGGCGGTTTTTCCGCCGAGTCGCTCAAAGACCGCATCGAGGACGCCGGCGCGCGCATGCTGATCACCGCCGACGGCGGCAACCGCGGCGGCAAGATCATCCCATTGAAGCAGGCAGCCGATAAGGCCCTGGCCCACGGCTGCCCCAGCATCGAGCGGGTAGTGGTATTCAAGCGCACCGGCCACGACGTGGATTTCAATGCCGAACGCGACGTCTGGTGGCATGACGCCATCGACGGCATGGATAGCAGCTGCGAACCCGAGTGGGTTGAGGCCGAGCATCCCCTCTTCCTTCTCTACACCTCGGGCTCCACCGGCAAGCCCAAGGGCATCCAGCACGCCAGCGGCGGCTACCTGCTGGGCGCCATTCTCACCATGAAGTGGGTCTTCGACATCAAGGACGACGACATTTACTGGTGTACCGCCGACGTGGGCTGGATCACCGGCCACACCTACGTGGCCTATGGCCCGCTGGCGGTGGGCAGCACCGCCCTGATCTACGAAGGTGCCCCCACGGTGCCGGACAGCGGCCGTTTCTGGGATATCTGCGAACGCCACAAAGTGAGTGTCTTTTACACCGCCCCGACGGCCATCCGCGCGCTGATGAAATGCGGCGACGACATCCCGGCCAAATACGATCTCTCCACACTGAGACTGCTCGGCACCGTGGGTGAGCCCATCAATCCCGAGGCCTGGATCTGGTATCACAAGGTGATCGGCGGCGAACGCTGCCCCATCGTCGATACCTGGTGGCAAACCGAGACCGGCTGCAACATGATTGCCCCCGTGCCCGGCGTGGTGGCCACCAAGCCCGGCTCCTGCACCCTGCCGCTCCCCGGTGTCATGGCCGACGTGGTGGACGATAAGGGCAACAGCATCCGCGAGCCCAACAAGGGCGGTTACCTGGTCATCACAAAACCCTGGCCCTCCATGCTGCGCACCATCTGGGGCGACGACGAGCGCTACGTCAGCACCTACTGGCCCAAGTTCGACGGCAAATACTATCTGGCCGGCGACAGCGCCCGACGCGACAAAGACGGCTATTTCTGGATCATGGGTCGTATTGACGATGTACTCAATGTCTCGGGTCACCGGCTTGGCACCATGGAGGTGGAATCGGCCCTGGTGGCCCACCCGCGCGTAGCCGAGGCCGCGGTGGTGGGGCGGCCCGACGAGATCAAGGGCGAGGCCATCTTCGCCTACGTGGTGCTCAAAGGCGACCGTCCCGAGGGCGGGGTTGACCGCGCACTGACCAAGGAGCTGCGCGCCTGGGTGGCGGAGCAAATCGGTCCCATCGCCAAGCCGGACGACATCCGTTACGCCGACAATCTGCCCAAGACCCGCTCCGGCAAGATCATGCGCCGGCTGCTGCGCAGCATCGCCCAGGGCGAGGAGATCACCCAAGACACCTCGACCCTGGAAAATGAAGGCATACTGCTGCAGCTGCAGGGCAAGGCCTGA
- a CDS encoding glycosyl hydrolase family 15, with protein MNRHQRQLLLERYFQQVNDVILSRQHPITGLLPASTAVNAHGDYTDAWVRDNVYSIMSAWGLALAYRKLDNNQGRAYLLEQSVVKLMRGLLIAQMKQAGKVEQFKADQSAENALHAKYDTQTGDPVVGDDEWGHLQLDATSLYLLMLAQMTASGLRIVYTLDEVDFVQNLVHYIGRAYRTPDYGIWERGHKINHGLRELNASSIGMAKAALESLRELNLFGPEGGSESVIHVVADEIARTRSTLKAILPRESGSKEVDAALLSVIGFPAFAVEDEALAQHTLHAVIGKLQGRYGCKRFLLDGHQTALEDSERLHYEPHELKQFEHIESEWPLFFTYLLLDALFRQDEEAAQDYRRRLEQLAVDRNGHPLLPELFYVPLEAIELEKAQPHSQTRLPNENVPLVWAQSLFYLGTMIQDGLLEISDIDPLQRHLSIGRQRATCIQVALLAEDETVQQRLLDQGVVSETLAQVAPIQVRTARELAECLYRLGKNDKLQLTGRPPRRIRSLTTSQVFQIDDKTLVFLPEFLNQSDFYLNHDNKLLVEQLKSELAYHQHNWDIPGRPLLILQISAAMLHQEGQNDLINLIRQLQQGEFNDIPVRMGRLAELMTTAAKRRLDYLHDYEFAAPPQATARLSRQRLKYDAMKTRPISAGQEQKVDLATKPADLSERLDYSDNPYLQIAILTRLVELVGFEHPLSLSQGAEQTDVCELIKELYTRAVMNHIWSVVRQAAILLNKHDAGLEDAVTELLVRQKWVDLGRSYTNQALVTEPRSNREIVALIQEYGGDDKRLHVLSEEALISLGALIKAEPDLFEQILTLRIHDLIALLINKIAAEYHINQSEAFETLLQLRPYEIQLQLRSVLGGMGSALDQVFNLETLHYSGVDNELNRVVFRKKEDPDACGGYPDWLSWRQHHGVLTRMADSFYVGVWNVLGGCPGVVIGDRYERSNYLDAELRSATTANEQNFALMVAQLLNKIHAPEYRHLAIEALTTLAAIFRANPDLTLNDEIILDVLIGHAVRQAWLERHPEDQANYERHKANAWEMFYLMPPHEAATALMDAFMFLLSPGNATLTEPQSSEELAG; from the coding sequence ATGAATCGACACCAACGGCAACTGTTACTGGAGCGCTATTTTCAACAGGTCAACGACGTGATTCTGTCGCGCCAGCACCCCATCACCGGCCTACTGCCGGCCAGTACCGCCGTCAACGCCCACGGCGATTACACCGATGCCTGGGTACGCGACAATGTCTACAGCATCATGTCGGCCTGGGGACTGGCGCTGGCCTACCGCAAACTGGACAACAATCAGGGCCGCGCCTATCTGCTGGAACAGAGCGTGGTGAAACTGATGCGCGGCCTGCTCATCGCCCAGATGAAACAGGCCGGCAAGGTGGAACAATTCAAGGCCGACCAAAGCGCTGAAAACGCCCTGCACGCCAAATACGATACCCAGACCGGTGACCCGGTGGTGGGCGACGACGAATGGGGCCATCTGCAACTCGACGCCACCTCGCTCTACCTGCTGATGCTGGCGCAGATGACCGCCTCGGGGCTGCGTATCGTGTATACCCTGGACGAGGTCGACTTCGTGCAAAATCTGGTGCATTACATCGGTCGCGCCTATCGCACGCCGGACTACGGCATCTGGGAACGCGGCCACAAGATCAACCATGGTCTGCGTGAACTCAACGCCAGCTCCATCGGCATGGCCAAAGCCGCGCTGGAATCGCTGCGCGAACTCAACCTGTTCGGGCCCGAGGGCGGCAGCGAATCGGTGATCCATGTGGTCGCCGACGAGATCGCCCGTACCCGCAGTACGCTCAAGGCAATTCTGCCGCGCGAGTCCGGTTCCAAAGAGGTGGACGCCGCCCTGCTCAGCGTGATCGGCTTTCCCGCCTTCGCTGTCGAGGACGAGGCGCTGGCCCAGCACACCCTTCATGCCGTGATCGGTAAGCTGCAAGGGCGTTACGGCTGCAAACGCTTCTTGCTCGACGGCCACCAGACCGCCCTGGAAGATTCGGAGCGTCTGCACTACGAGCCCCACGAGTTGAAGCAGTTCGAGCATATCGAATCGGAATGGCCACTGTTCTTCACCTATCTACTGCTCGATGCCCTGTTCCGCCAGGACGAGGAAGCCGCCCAAGACTACCGCCGGCGACTGGAACAACTGGCCGTCGACCGCAACGGTCACCCGTTGCTGCCGGAACTGTTCTATGTGCCGCTCGAGGCCATCGAGCTGGAAAAGGCCCAGCCCCACAGCCAGACACGCCTGCCCAATGAAAACGTGCCGCTGGTCTGGGCCCAGAGTCTGTTCTATCTCGGCACCATGATCCAGGACGGCCTACTGGAGATCAGCGATATCGATCCGCTGCAGCGCCATCTCAGCATCGGTCGCCAGCGCGCCACATGTATCCAGGTCGCCTTGCTGGCGGAAGACGAAACGGTGCAGCAGCGCCTGTTGGATCAAGGCGTGGTCAGCGAGACCCTGGCGCAGGTGGCGCCGATTCAAGTGCGCACCGCCCGGGAACTGGCCGAATGCCTGTATCGCTTGGGCAAGAACGACAAGCTGCAACTCACCGGCCGGCCGCCGCGGCGCATCCGCAGCCTGACCACCTCGCAGGTGTTCCAGATCGACGACAAGACGCTGGTGTTCCTGCCCGAGTTTCTCAACCAGAGCGATTTCTATCTTAACCACGACAACAAGCTCTTGGTGGAACAACTGAAAAGCGAACTGGCCTATCATCAACACAACTGGGACATCCCCGGCCGACCGCTGCTGATTCTCCAGATCAGCGCTGCCATGCTGCACCAAGAGGGCCAGAACGATCTCATCAATCTGATCAGGCAACTGCAGCAGGGCGAGTTCAATGACATCCCGGTGCGTATGGGCCGTCTGGCAGAACTCATGACCACCGCCGCCAAGCGCCGGCTGGATTATCTGCATGATTATGAATTCGCCGCACCGCCCCAGGCCACCGCGCGCCTCAGCCGCCAGCGGCTCAAATACGACGCCATGAAGACCCGCCCCATCTCCGCCGGCCAGGAGCAGAAGGTGGACCTGGCGACCAAACCCGCCGACCTCAGCGAACGGCTCGACTACAGCGACAACCCCTATCTGCAGATCGCCATCCTCACGCGCCTGGTGGAACTGGTCGGCTTTGAACACCCCCTCAGCCTGTCCCAGGGCGCTGAGCAAACCGACGTCTGCGAGCTGATTAAAGAGCTTTATACGCGCGCTGTGATGAATCATATCTGGTCAGTGGTGCGCCAGGCGGCCATCCTGCTGAACAAGCACGACGCCGGCCTCGAAGACGCCGTCACCGAACTGCTAGTGCGGCAGAAATGGGTCGACCTGGGGCGTTCCTACACCAACCAGGCCCTGGTCACCGAACCGCGCAGCAACCGCGAGATCGTCGCCCTGATTCAAGAATACGGCGGCGACGACAAGCGCCTGCACGTGCTGTCCGAAGAGGCCTTGATCTCCCTCGGCGCCCTCATCAAGGCCGAACCCGATCTGTTCGAGCAGATCCTCACCCTGCGCATCCACGATCTGATCGCCCTGCTCATCAACAAGATCGCTGCCGAGTATCACATCAACCAAAGCGAGGCCTTCGAAACCCTGCTTCAACTCAGACCCTATGAAATCCAACTGCAGCTGCGCAGCGTGCTGGGTGGCATGGGCTCGGCCCTGGACCAGGTCTTCAACCTGGAGACCTTGCACTATTCAGGTGTCGACAACGAACTTAACCGCGTCGTATTCCGCAAAAAAGAAGATCCGGACGCCTGCGGCGGCTACCCGGACTGGCTGTCCTGGCGCCAGCATCACGGCGTGCTGACGCGCATGGCCGACAGCTTTTACGTCGGCGTCTGGAATGTACTGGGCGGCTGTCCCGGCGTCGTCATCGGCGACCGCTACGAACGCAGCAACTATCTCGACGCCGAGTTGCGTTCCGCCACCACCGCCAACGAGCAAAACTTCGCCCTGATGGTGGCCCAACTGCTGAACAAGATCCACGCCCCGGAATACCGCCATCTGGCCATCGAGGCCCTCACCACCCTGGCCGCCATCTTCCGCGCCAATCCCGACCTCACACTCAACGACGAGATCATCCTCGACGTGCTCATCGGCCACGCCGTGCGCCAGGCCTGGCTGGAACGCCACCCGGAGGATCAAGCCAATTACGAACGGCACAAGGCAAACGCCTGGGAGATGTTTTATCTCATGCCGCCGCACGAGGCCGCCACCGCCTTGATGGACGCCTTCATGTTTTTGCTCAGCCCCGGCAACGCCACCCTGACCGAACCACAATCTTCAGAGGAATTAGCCGGTTAA
- a CDS encoding DNA mismatch repair protein MutS, translating into MAKHPDIDPEDQALFRQAMADVRRLSGAREHPEKPRPPPEPRQTEADEARVLVDMLSDDFDPIDEATGEELLFARIGIQKQVLRKLRQGKFALEAELDLHGLRVTEARQRLILFLNQCRDRGLRCVRIIHGKGLGSQQKQPVLKGKTSHWLQQRDEVLAFCSARPVDGGTGAVYVLLKRR; encoded by the coding sequence ATGGCCAAGCACCCCGACATCGATCCCGAAGATCAGGCGTTGTTCCGCCAGGCCATGGCGGATGTGCGGCGCCTCAGCGGCGCGCGCGAGCATCCGGAAAAGCCACGACCGCCCCCCGAACCACGTCAGACCGAGGCCGACGAAGCGCGCGTGCTAGTGGATATGTTGTCGGACGATTTCGATCCCATCGATGAAGCCACCGGCGAAGAACTGCTGTTCGCCCGTATCGGCATCCAGAAACAGGTGTTGCGCAAGCTACGTCAGGGGAAATTCGCCCTTGAGGCGGAACTGGACCTGCACGGTCTGCGGGTGACCGAGGCGCGCCAGCGGCTGATCCTGTTTCTCAACCAATGCCGCGATCGCGGTCTGCGCTGCGTGCGCATCATCCACGGCAAGGGCTTGGGATCACAGCAAAAACAACCGGTGTTGAAAGGCAAGACAAGCCACTGGCTGCAGCAGCGCGACGAGGTGTTGGCGTTTTGTTCGGCGCGGCCGGTGGACGGCGGCACCGGGGCGGTCTACGTGTTGCTCAAACGACGTTAA
- a CDS encoding RND transporter → MLERYANMLIRWRWLALFLTLIWVFAAISGVRFLSFSNDYRVFFSAENPLLQAFEALQNTYSKDDNVLIVVTPKSGQVFNRDTLSIVEELTEAAWQMPYSIRVDSITNFQHTHADGDDLIVENLVEDAHSLTPAELEQARQVALAEPSLVNRIVSPAGHVTAVNVTVHLPGENAQAEVPEVVGFARGLAQQFEAKYPQIDVRLTGIVFMNNAFPEASQQDMQTLVPLMFLLILLLVGLSLRMIAGTLATMLVILMAILSAMGLTGWVGIQLSPPTTAAPTVIMTIAVAHCVHILTNFQQSFRLSRDRRQAMTESLRINMQPVFLTSLTTAIGFLSMNFSDAPPFRDLGSIVAMGVVTGWLLSITFLPALMMILPLRKPKARAGGWTSMERLGDFVVEKRTPLMWGMVGLVVVLVAFVPKNELNDEFVKYFDESIQFRLDTDYTTDNLTGMYQISYSVPAGESGGISDPGYLETLEKFARWYRQQPHVMHVSSFSDVMKRINKNMHNDEQAWYRTPDRRDLAAQYLLLYEMSLPYGLDLNNQIDVDKSATRLQVSLDSISTNELLALERRAQAWLRDNAPPSMQTQGAGPTIMFANIGFSNIRSMLQGTTIALVLISFILIFALRSLKMGLISLIPNLIPAAMAFGIWGMVVGEVGLALSVVIGMTLGIVVDDTVHFLSKYVRARREKGLSSPDAVRYAFSTVGMALWVTSVALMAGFLVLMFSAFEMNSGMGLLTALTIGLALLADFLLLPPLLMRFDKAKDQGETGVAYAQ, encoded by the coding sequence ATGTTGGAACGGTATGCAAATATGTTGATTCGCTGGCGCTGGCTGGCGCTGTTCTTGACCCTGATCTGGGTTTTCGCCGCCATCAGCGGTGTGCGTTTTTTGAGCTTTTCCAATGACTACCGGGTGTTCTTCAGTGCGGAGAACCCCTTGCTGCAGGCCTTCGAAGCACTGCAGAACACCTATAGTAAAGATGATAATGTCCTGATCGTGGTCACCCCCAAATCAGGCCAGGTGTTCAACCGAGATACCCTGAGTATCGTCGAGGAGTTGACCGAGGCGGCCTGGCAGATGCCGTATTCCATCCGCGTCGATTCGATCACCAATTTCCAGCACACGCATGCCGACGGCGACGATCTGATCGTGGAGAATCTGGTCGAGGACGCCCACTCCCTGACGCCGGCCGAACTGGAGCAGGCCAGGCAGGTCGCGCTGGCCGAGCCGAGCCTGGTCAACCGCATCGTTTCGCCCGCGGGCCACGTCACGGCGGTGAATGTGACCGTGCATTTGCCGGGCGAGAATGCCCAGGCGGAGGTGCCCGAGGTGGTTGGGTTTGCGCGCGGGCTGGCACAGCAGTTCGAGGCCAAGTATCCGCAAATCGACGTGCGCCTGACCGGCATCGTATTCATGAACAATGCCTTCCCCGAGGCCTCGCAGCAGGATATGCAGACCCTGGTGCCGCTGATGTTCCTGCTGATCCTGCTGTTGGTGGGCCTGTCGCTGCGCATGATCGCCGGCACCCTGGCGACAATGCTGGTGATCTTAATGGCCATCCTCTCGGCCATGGGCCTGACCGGTTGGGTCGGGATTCAATTGTCGCCGCCCACCACGGCGGCGCCGACGGTGATCATGACGATCGCCGTGGCCCACTGTGTCCACATCCTTACCAATTTTCAACAGAGTTTTCGTCTCAGCCGCGACAGGCGCCAGGCCATGACGGAAAGCCTGCGCATCAACATGCAGCCGGTGTTTCTTACCAGCCTGACCACGGCCATTGGTTTCTTGAGTATGAACTTCTCCGACGCGCCGCCGTTTCGCGATCTGGGCAGCATAGTCGCCATGGGGGTGGTGACGGGCTGGCTGCTGTCGATAACGTTCCTGCCGGCGCTGATGATGATCCTGCCGCTGCGCAAGCCGAAAGCACGCGCAGGCGGCTGGACCTCGATGGAACGGCTGGGCGACTTCGTAGTCGAAAAACGGACGCCCCTGATGTGGGGCATGGTGGGCCTGGTCGTGGTGCTGGTGGCCTTTGTACCCAAAAACGAGTTGAACGATGAATTTGTGAAGTATTTCGACGAATCCATCCAGTTCCGCCTGGATACTGATTACACCACCGATAATCTCACCGGCATGTACCAGATCAGTTATTCGGTGCCCGCCGGCGAGAGCGGCGGCATCAGCGATCCGGGCTATCTGGAGACCCTGGAAAAGTTCGCCCGGTGGTATCGCCAGCAACCCCATGTGATGCACGTCAGCAGCTTTAGCGATGTTATGAAACGCATTAACAAAAATATGCACAACGATGAACAGGCCTGGTATCGCACCCCGGACCGGCGCGACCTGGCGGCGCAGTATCTGCTGCTATATGAAATGTCCTTGCCCTACGGCCTGGATCTGAATAATCAGATTGACGTGGACAAGTCCGCCACGCGCCTGCAGGTGAGCCTGGACAGTATCTCTACCAACGAGCTGTTGGCATTGGAGCGGCGCGCCCAGGCCTGGCTGCGCGACAATGCGCCGCCGTCCATGCAGACCCAGGGCGCCGGGCCGACCATCATGTTCGCCAATATCGGCTTCAGCAACATCCGCAGCATGTTGCAGGGCACCACCATCGCCTTGGTGTTGATTTCCTTTATATTGATCTTCGCCCTGCGCTCACTGAAGATGGGGCTGATCAGCCTGATACCCAATCTCATCCCGGCGGCCATGGCCTTCGGTATCTGGGGCATGGTGGTCGGTGAGGTGGGACTGGCCCTATCGGTGGTGATCGGCATGACGCTGGGCATCGTGGTGGATGATACGGTGCACTTTCTCAGCAAATATGTGCGCGCCCGGCGCGAGAAAGGTCTGTCCAGCCCGGACGCGGTGCGTTATGCGTTTTCCACCGTGGGTATGGCATTATGGGTCACCTCGGTCGCCCTGATGGCCGGTTTTCTGGTGCTGATGTTTTCAGCCTTCGAAATGAATTCCGGCATGGGCCTGTTGACCGCCCTGACTATTGGTTTGGCGCTGCTTGCCGATTTCCTATTACTACCACCCCTGTTAATGAGATTTGATAAAGCGAAAGATCAAGGAGAGACTGGTGTTGCCTATGCTCAATAA